From a single Couchioplanes caeruleus genomic region:
- a CDS encoding DUF1479 domain-containing protein, which yields MSAPTLPSATDLPALPHWEQTPEDLTAAIREIKTALRARIAASGRTVDEVFAVVERQVRAEVEEIRAARERGETVWPVIEYADIAAGTVPAETVAKLKRRGCAVIRGHFEREQALGWDRDILEYVEGNRFFENYRGPGDDFFGSVGSKPEIYPIYWSPAQMQARQSDRMARVQAFLNGQWKHSSEGVQWFDPARDSLYPDRIRRRPEGASSKGLGTHLDPGTLDLWMTSAYQQAFRHLFDGTVEQYDPWDAAYRTDGPQYPGSTMCSAFRTFQGWTALSDMDHDQGVLHTVPIPGAMAYLMLRPLLADVPDDDMCGVTVNQVFPASEKWHPLLMEAVSGIPDVRAGDSVWWHCDMIHSVAPVENQRGWGNVMYIPAAPWCPRNERYAASVREAFEAGNSPSDFPEEHYESSWPDRFTVQDLNETGRRGLGLA from the coding sequence GTGTCCGCCCCGACCCTCCCCAGCGCTACGGACCTGCCCGCCCTCCCGCACTGGGAGCAGACCCCCGAGGACCTCACGGCGGCGATCCGCGAGATCAAGACAGCCCTGCGGGCCCGGATCGCCGCTTCCGGCCGTACCGTCGACGAGGTCTTCGCCGTGGTCGAGCGGCAGGTCAGGGCCGAGGTGGAGGAGATCAGGGCCGCGCGCGAGCGGGGCGAGACGGTCTGGCCGGTCATCGAGTACGCCGACATCGCCGCCGGCACCGTGCCGGCCGAGACGGTCGCCAAGCTGAAGCGGCGCGGCTGTGCCGTGATCCGGGGGCACTTCGAGCGGGAGCAGGCGCTCGGGTGGGACCGCGACATCCTCGAGTACGTCGAGGGCAACCGGTTCTTCGAGAACTACCGCGGCCCCGGCGACGACTTCTTCGGCAGCGTCGGTTCGAAGCCGGAGATCTACCCGATCTACTGGTCGCCGGCGCAGATGCAGGCGCGGCAGAGCGACCGGATGGCGCGCGTGCAGGCGTTCCTCAACGGCCAGTGGAAGCACAGCTCCGAGGGCGTGCAGTGGTTCGATCCCGCGCGCGACTCGCTCTACCCCGACCGGATCCGCCGCCGTCCGGAGGGCGCGTCGTCGAAGGGCCTCGGCACGCACCTCGACCCGGGCACGCTCGACCTGTGGATGACCTCGGCGTACCAGCAGGCGTTCCGGCACCTCTTCGACGGCACGGTCGAGCAGTACGACCCCTGGGACGCCGCCTACCGTACGGACGGCCCGCAGTACCCGGGCAGCACCATGTGCTCGGCGTTCCGTACCTTCCAGGGCTGGACCGCGCTCTCCGACATGGACCACGACCAGGGCGTGCTGCACACCGTCCCGATCCCGGGCGCGATGGCGTACCTGATGCTGCGCCCGCTGCTGGCCGACGTGCCCGACGACGACATGTGCGGCGTCACCGTCAACCAGGTCTTCCCGGCGAGCGAGAAGTGGCACCCGCTGCTGATGGAGGCCGTGAGCGGCATCCCCGACGTCCGCGCCGGCGACTCGGTCTGGTGGCACTGCGACATGATCCACAGCGTGGCGCCGGTCGAGAACCAGCGCGGCTGGGGCAACGTCATGTACATCCCCGCGGCGCCGTGGTGCCCCCGCAACGAACGGTACGCGGCGAGCGTGCGTGAGGCGTTCGAGGCGGGCAACAGCCCGAGCGACTTCCCGGAGGAGCACTACGAGAGCTCGTGGCCCGACCGGTTCACCGTGCAGGACCTGAACGAGACGGGGCGGCGCGGGCTCGGCCTTGCCTGA
- a CDS encoding antibiotic biosynthesis monooxygenase family protein: MPETTIAAGKPGITAINIYTVAETRQNALVTALDKATTDIFAHVPGFISANVHASLDRTRVVNYAQWTSLEAYEEMLRRPEVREHLLEVMSIAHTADPRLYTVRSVHRP; this comes from the coding sequence ATGCCCGAGACCACCATCGCCGCCGGCAAGCCCGGAATCACCGCGATCAACATCTACACCGTCGCGGAGACCCGGCAGAACGCCCTGGTCACCGCCCTGGACAAGGCGACCACCGACATCTTCGCGCACGTGCCCGGCTTCATCTCCGCCAACGTGCACGCCAGCCTGGACCGCACCCGCGTGGTGAACTACGCCCAGTGGACGAGCCTGGAGGCCTACGAGGAGATGCTGCGGCGCCCGGAGGTCCGCGAGCACCTGCTCGAGGTCATGTCGATCGCGCACACCGCGGACCCGCGGCTCTACACGGTCAGGTCCGTGCACCGCCCCTGA
- a CDS encoding LacI family DNA-binding transcriptional regulator, whose protein sequence is MTDAVARRVTSADVARVAGVSRATVSYVLNDTPGQTISGATRARVRDAAAMLGYAPSAAARALRTGRSDVVLCLLPDWPIGHEVGNLLTHLSTELARAGLTFVVHPGTGAQPPGAELWKAITPAAVLAFTGFSDPEIAAMRAAGVALVVALLGPGTGAGRELQVPQERIGRLQAAHLADAGHVRLGYAYPDDARVRIFAEPRLDGVRAACAGRALPEPEVYTVALEAGAAAAAVRAWRSAGVTAVCAYNDDVALAVLAGMRGTGLAAPADLALIGVDDLPAARLAAPPLSTVTTDQRAVAAHLAATVAAAVRGGQRPALDAAGVVRVVRRAST, encoded by the coding sequence ATGACGGATGCCGTGGCCCGCCGTGTGACCAGCGCCGACGTGGCACGCGTCGCGGGCGTGTCGCGAGCGACGGTCAGCTACGTCCTCAACGACACCCCGGGCCAGACCATCTCCGGGGCCACCCGCGCGCGGGTCCGCGACGCCGCCGCCATGCTCGGGTACGCGCCCTCGGCAGCCGCCCGCGCGCTGCGTACCGGCCGCTCCGACGTGGTGCTGTGCCTGCTGCCCGACTGGCCCATCGGGCACGAGGTCGGCAACCTGCTCACCCATCTGTCCACCGAGCTCGCCCGCGCCGGGCTGACGTTCGTCGTGCACCCCGGCACGGGTGCCCAGCCGCCCGGCGCCGAGCTGTGGAAGGCGATCACCCCGGCGGCCGTGCTCGCCTTCACCGGCTTCTCCGACCCCGAGATCGCCGCGATGCGCGCCGCCGGGGTGGCGCTGGTCGTGGCCCTGCTCGGCCCCGGGACCGGCGCGGGGCGCGAGCTGCAGGTGCCGCAGGAGCGGATCGGGCGCCTGCAGGCCGCGCACCTCGCGGACGCGGGACACGTCCGGCTCGGGTACGCGTACCCCGACGACGCCCGGGTGCGCATCTTCGCCGAGCCCCGCCTCGACGGGGTCCGCGCCGCGTGCGCCGGACGGGCCCTGCCCGAGCCCGAGGTGTACACCGTGGCGCTCGAGGCCGGGGCCGCCGCGGCGGCGGTACGCGCGTGGCGCTCGGCGGGCGTGACCGCGGTGTGCGCGTACAACGACGACGTGGCCCTGGCCGTGCTCGCCGGGATGCGCGGCACCGGCCTGGCCGCCCCCGCCGACCTCGCGCTGATCGGCGTCGACGACCTCCCGGCGGCGCGCCTCGCCGCACCGCCGCTGAGCACCGTGACCACCGACCAGCGGGCCGTCGCCGCCCACCTCGCCGCCACGGTGGCCGCCGCCGTCCGCGGCGGTCAGCGGCCCGCCCTCGACGCCGCCGGTGTGGTGCGCGTCGTCCGGCGCGCGTCCACCTGA
- a CDS encoding efflux RND transporter periplasmic adaptor subunit has translation MGIGGTAWRGGRRRWAWLAAGAVVAVLPAAGVARALTAGADTEPAVVATVAADRGAVTTEVATTGTVRPAQTRSLSFAVAGTVEAVTVRPGTVVTAGQELARIDDSDATEAVHSAREALADAEDALQEARDQAATTGSECGLVPAAYASAPAPTSAGATPAPTRTSAPAATARPTRTPAPTRTGAPARTSAPARGGAPTTTAACGGADQQGGRQGGGADAVLSAEQRVNQAAVAVAKAEDDLEGTTITAPIAGRVLSVSGKVGSRVGAGSAFLNLAGVSGMQISAAFPEADADRLAVRQQAVVTLADRAGETFTATVVQVDPVGTSDGTLVRYGVVLSFDDAPGNLLVGQSAAVRVTTGAKRDVLRVPSTAVHDVAGPAGTVLRAGARVRVGVGLRGDAYTEITSGLAQGDVVARSW, from the coding sequence ATGGGTATCGGCGGGACCGCCTGGCGCGGGGGACGACGGCGGTGGGCCTGGCTCGCGGCCGGTGCCGTGGTGGCCGTGCTGCCGGCCGCCGGCGTCGCCCGCGCGCTGACCGCCGGTGCGGACACCGAGCCCGCCGTGGTCGCGACCGTGGCCGCCGACCGGGGCGCGGTGACCACCGAGGTCGCCACGACCGGAACGGTGCGGCCCGCGCAGACGCGCAGTCTGTCGTTCGCCGTCGCGGGCACGGTGGAGGCCGTGACGGTACGCCCCGGCACGGTCGTCACGGCCGGTCAGGAGCTGGCGCGTATCGACGACTCCGACGCCACCGAGGCCGTGCACTCCGCCCGGGAGGCGCTCGCCGACGCCGAGGACGCTCTGCAGGAGGCCCGCGATCAGGCTGCCACGACCGGCTCGGAATGCGGCCTGGTGCCGGCCGCGTACGCCTCCGCGCCTGCGCCCACGTCCGCGGGCGCGACCCCGGCACCCACCCGTACCAGCGCGCCCGCCGCGACGGCGCGGCCCACCCGGACGCCGGCACCCACCCGTACCGGCGCGCCGGCCCGGACCTCGGCGCCCGCGCGCGGTGGCGCTCCCACCACCACGGCGGCGTGCGGGGGCGCGGACCAGCAGGGCGGCCGTCAGGGCGGGGGAGCAGACGCCGTGCTGAGCGCCGAGCAGCGGGTGAACCAGGCCGCGGTGGCGGTGGCGAAGGCGGAGGACGACCTCGAGGGCACCACGATCACCGCGCCCATCGCCGGCCGGGTGCTGTCGGTCTCCGGCAAGGTCGGCAGCCGGGTGGGCGCCGGGTCGGCGTTCCTGAACCTGGCCGGTGTGTCCGGCATGCAGATCAGCGCCGCCTTCCCGGAGGCCGACGCGGACCGGCTCGCCGTACGCCAGCAGGCGGTCGTGACCCTGGCGGACCGGGCCGGCGAGACGTTCACCGCCACGGTCGTGCAGGTCGACCCGGTCGGCACCAGCGACGGCACGCTGGTCCGCTACGGCGTCGTGTTGTCCTTCGACGACGCCCCTGGGAACCTGCTCGTGGGGCAGAGCGCGGCCGTACGGGTCACCACCGGCGCGAAGCGGGACGTGCTGCGGGTGCCCAGCACCGCCGTCCACGACGTCGCCGGCCCGGCCGGTACGGTGCTGCGGGCCGGCGCCCGGGTCCGCGTCGGCGTCGGGCTACGCGGCGACGCGTACACCGAGATCACCTCCGGGCTGGCACAGGGAGACGTCGTGGCCCGCTCCTGGTGA
- a CDS encoding ROK family transcriptional regulator produces MDLVRAATDERVLRTLMEHRRLTRAELAVLIGISKPTAGESVRRLTGAGLIADTGVRTPGGRGRGRVGSYYALREDVGTALAVSIGPEGVVAEAVDAYGDVVARAGHEISRPARPALVAAAVRAVAADVVARAPAPPRLAVVSAADPVDRATGRLVQLPDAPFLVGELDPVAVLAPYVAGPVTVDNDVNWAAQAESAATDPPLADFAYLYLGEGLGCALVSDGEVRRGATGLAGEIAHLVTAGPRSRAMPLTGVFAELGLHRPGSTAIDAARLLAEAAASASLLGALGRAIGGVIAAVVALADPAAVVVGGTWGSDETILEAIRAGFAGGPRQVEIRAAATTVRPALAGARLDAAGRLRAAVVASAGAAHAVPLTGRGGA; encoded by the coding sequence GTGGATCTCGTACGCGCGGCAACCGATGAACGCGTTCTGCGCACTCTCATGGAGCACCGCCGCCTGACCCGCGCCGAGCTGGCCGTGCTGATCGGCATCTCCAAGCCCACGGCCGGCGAGAGCGTGCGCCGGCTGACCGGCGCGGGCCTGATCGCGGACACGGGCGTTCGCACCCCGGGCGGTCGTGGGCGCGGGCGGGTGGGCTCCTACTACGCGCTGCGCGAGGACGTCGGCACCGCGCTCGCGGTCAGCATCGGCCCGGAAGGCGTCGTCGCGGAGGCGGTCGACGCGTACGGCGACGTGGTGGCCCGCGCCGGGCACGAGATCAGCCGACCGGCCCGCCCGGCCCTGGTCGCCGCCGCCGTGCGTGCGGTCGCCGCCGACGTCGTCGCCCGGGCTCCAGCGCCGCCGCGGCTGGCGGTGGTCAGCGCCGCCGACCCCGTCGACCGGGCCACCGGGCGGCTCGTCCAGCTGCCGGACGCGCCGTTCCTCGTGGGCGAGCTCGATCCCGTCGCGGTGCTCGCGCCGTACGTGGCCGGGCCGGTCACGGTCGACAACGACGTCAACTGGGCCGCGCAGGCCGAAAGCGCCGCGACGGACCCGCCGCTCGCCGACTTCGCCTATCTCTACCTGGGCGAGGGCCTGGGCTGCGCGCTGGTCAGCGACGGCGAGGTACGCCGCGGCGCCACGGGCCTGGCCGGCGAGATCGCCCACCTCGTCACCGCCGGCCCGAGGTCCCGCGCGATGCCGCTGACCGGCGTCTTCGCCGAGCTCGGCCTGCACCGGCCCGGCTCGACCGCCATCGACGCCGCACGCCTGCTGGCCGAGGCCGCGGCGTCGGCATCGCTGCTCGGCGCGCTCGGCCGGGCGATCGGCGGGGTCATCGCCGCCGTGGTCGCGCTGGCCGATCCGGCCGCGGTCGTCGTCGGCGGGACGTGGGGCAGCGACGAGACGATCCTCGAGGCGATCCGCGCCGGCTTCGCGGGCGGCCCCCGGCAGGTGGAGATCCGGGCCGCGGCGACGACGGTACGGCCGGCGCTGGCGGGCGCACGCCTGGACGCCGCCGGCCGCCTGCGGGCGGCCGTCGTCGCCTCGGCGGGCGCCGCGCACGCCGTGCCCCTGACCGGCCGCGGCGGTGCTTGA
- a CDS encoding methyltransferase: MITTPTAVTALQELGVALKDLGYTFTTVTPATHARVNRRPRNALARDLRDVLGWSRPFDPGLLPAGIAGLMDAAGVLDRSGEHWRSRVRFSSYDGELFVHSAFPTDAPDSVFFGPDTYRMADAAAAHVERRERPVRRAVDIGCGTGAGAITVAKRAPGADVLGVDINGAALRFTEVNTALAGVPNVKPCHSDLLSGVDGDFDLIISNPPFMIDPAGRAYRDGGGPEGHGLSLKILGAARERLAPGGSLVLFSGTGIVDGHDPLRAAAAEILAGGDLEWDYREVDPDVYGEELDGDAYAHAERIAVVVLIATRR; the protein is encoded by the coding sequence ATGATCACGACGCCGACCGCCGTGACCGCCCTGCAGGAGCTGGGCGTCGCGCTCAAGGACCTCGGGTACACGTTCACCACCGTCACCCCGGCCACCCACGCCCGGGTCAACCGCCGCCCCCGCAACGCGCTCGCCCGCGACCTGCGCGACGTGCTCGGGTGGAGCCGCCCCTTCGACCCCGGCCTGCTGCCCGCCGGCATCGCCGGGCTGATGGACGCCGCCGGGGTTCTCGACCGCTCGGGCGAGCACTGGCGCAGCCGCGTACGGTTCTCCAGCTACGACGGCGAGCTGTTCGTCCACTCGGCGTTCCCCACCGACGCGCCCGACTCGGTGTTCTTCGGCCCCGACACCTACCGGATGGCCGACGCGGCGGCCGCGCACGTCGAACGCCGCGAGCGGCCGGTACGCCGGGCGGTCGACATCGGCTGCGGCACCGGCGCCGGGGCGATCACCGTCGCCAAGCGGGCGCCCGGCGCCGACGTGCTGGGCGTCGACATCAACGGCGCCGCGCTGCGCTTCACCGAGGTGAACACCGCGCTGGCCGGGGTGCCGAACGTCAAGCCGTGCCACAGCGACCTGCTGTCGGGGGTGGACGGCGACTTCGACCTGATCATCTCCAACCCACCGTTCATGATCGACCCGGCCGGGCGGGCGTACCGCGACGGCGGCGGCCCCGAGGGCCACGGGCTGTCGCTGAAGATCCTCGGCGCCGCGCGGGAACGGCTCGCCCCGGGCGGCTCGCTCGTGCTGTTCAGCGGTACGGGCATCGTCGACGGCCACGACCCGCTGCGGGCGGCCGCCGCGGAAATCCTCGCCGGCGGCGACCTCGAGTGGGACTATCGCGAAGTGGATCCCGACGTGTACGGCGAGGAGCTCGACGGCGACGCCTACGCGCACGCCGAACGCATCGCGGTGGTCGTGCTGATCGCGACCCGCCGGTGA
- a CDS encoding carboxylate-amine ligase encodes MTSGLTLGVEEEFLLLDPVTGHNAPVVPKVIAALSDAARGQSRLEFRLSMLEMVTPVCTDLAGLDRELTGLRRAAADAAAEAGALLVPVGATPVAEPVREPADDPRFRAIARHYGPIAYDAAVCGCHVHVGVPDRETAVRVCTGLRPWLPVLQALTANSPFYAGADTGHASWRSLQLKRWPALGPTPAFASGADYDRTVASLVASGAMLDQSMILWYARPSATYPTVEVRVADVCPAPADTVLLAALTRGLVATILAGVRPPAPIAEHLLEAAHWNAAHTGMDGTLLDPRTGEARPAWDLAGDLLALVTPALRRLGDEAAVAARLERVRAEGTGADRQRRLLTREGGIPAVLRATAVAP; translated from the coding sequence GTGACCTCCGGGCTGACGCTGGGGGTCGAGGAGGAGTTCCTCCTGCTCGACCCCGTCACCGGCCACAACGCGCCGGTGGTCCCGAAGGTGATCGCCGCGCTCAGCGACGCCGCCCGCGGGCAGAGCCGGCTCGAGTTCCGGCTCAGCATGCTGGAGATGGTCACCCCGGTCTGCACGGACCTGGCCGGCCTGGACCGCGAGCTGACCGGCCTGCGCCGGGCCGCGGCGGACGCGGCGGCGGAGGCGGGCGCGCTGCTGGTGCCGGTCGGGGCCACGCCGGTCGCCGAACCGGTCCGGGAGCCGGCCGACGACCCGCGGTTCCGCGCCATCGCCCGGCACTACGGCCCGATCGCGTACGACGCCGCCGTCTGCGGCTGCCACGTCCACGTGGGCGTGCCCGACCGGGAGACCGCCGTGCGCGTCTGCACCGGGCTGCGGCCGTGGCTGCCGGTGTTGCAGGCGCTCACCGCGAACTCGCCGTTCTACGCCGGCGCCGACACCGGCCACGCGAGCTGGCGGTCGCTGCAGCTCAAGCGCTGGCCCGCGCTGGGACCCACCCCCGCGTTCGCGTCCGGCGCCGATTACGACCGCACGGTCGCGTCGCTCGTGGCCTCGGGCGCGATGCTCGACCAGAGCATGATCCTCTGGTACGCCCGTCCGTCGGCCACGTACCCCACGGTCGAGGTGCGGGTCGCCGACGTCTGCCCGGCGCCCGCCGACACGGTGCTGCTCGCCGCCCTGACCCGCGGCCTGGTCGCCACGATCCTCGCCGGGGTACGGCCGCCGGCGCCGATCGCCGAGCACCTCCTCGAGGCCGCGCACTGGAACGCCGCGCACACCGGGATGGACGGCACGCTGCTCGACCCGCGTACGGGTGAGGCCCGCCCGGCCTGGGACCTGGCCGGCGACCTGCTGGCCCTCGTGACCCCGGCGCTGCGGCGGCTGGGCGACGAGGCGGCCGTCGCGGCGCGCCTGGAACGCGTCCGCGCGGAGGGCACCGGGGCCGACCGGCAGCGCCGGCTGCTCACCCGCGAGGGCGGCATCCCCGCGGTCCTGCGCGCAACCGCCGTAGCGCCGTAA
- a CDS encoding SRPBCC domain-containing protein, with the protein MTSIEADPTLPVIRITRDFRATPAQLLRAHTDPELFVRWVGPDGLRTRVDHWDARPGGSFRYVSERGDEQYAFRGCFHDIRADRIVQTFTYEAEPDGVALETLWFEDLGTGRTRLRTQSLVDTFEGRDAWLRSGMETGVEDGYTKLERLLTHGAL; encoded by the coding sequence ATGACGAGCATCGAAGCGGACCCCACGCTTCCGGTCATCCGCATCACCCGCGACTTCCGGGCCACACCGGCGCAGTTGCTGCGCGCGCACACCGATCCGGAGCTCTTCGTCCGGTGGGTCGGCCCGGACGGTCTGCGGACGCGCGTCGACCACTGGGACGCCCGTCCGGGCGGCAGCTTCCGCTACGTCTCCGAGCGAGGCGACGAGCAGTACGCGTTCCGCGGCTGCTTCCACGACATCCGCGCCGACCGGATCGTGCAGACGTTCACCTACGAGGCCGAGCCCGACGGGGTGGCGCTCGAGACGCTGTGGTTCGAGGACCTCGGCACCGGCCGTACGCGGCTCCGCACGCAGTCCCTGGTGGACACCTTCGAGGGCCGCGACGCCTGGCTGAGGAGCGGGATGGAGACCGGCGTGGAAGACGGATACACCAAACTCGAAAGGTTGCTCACCCATGGCGCTCTCTGA
- a CDS encoding asparaginase — protein sequence MATIVVCGLGGTIAMTAVDGGAVAPALTAGSLVRAVPGLAGAGAGLEVVDVANVPSSSLRLADLAGLSATIAGRLAAGADGVVVTTGTDTLEETAYLLDLLHDGPQPVVVTGAMRSPALAGADGPANLLAAVGVAASPRSRGRGVLVAFADEVHAAVRVRKGHSTSVTAFESPVGGPVGYVVEGVPHFVAAPDTRFVVPRGGALPRVPVVVATLGEEAPDVPAGAAGLVVAAFGAGHLPQWWAPPLADLARRIPVVLASRTLAGPVLTGTYGYPGSERDLLERGLIPAGLLGPWKARVLLMAALAAGAGRDEVAAAFAAAGGLGEATRWPWPVRGGART from the coding sequence ATGGCGACGATCGTGGTGTGCGGGCTCGGCGGGACGATCGCGATGACGGCGGTGGACGGCGGGGCCGTCGCTCCGGCGCTGACCGCCGGGAGCCTGGTGCGGGCGGTTCCGGGCCTCGCCGGGGCGGGAGCCGGCCTGGAGGTCGTCGACGTCGCCAACGTGCCGAGCTCGTCGCTGCGGCTCGCGGACCTGGCCGGGCTGTCGGCCACGATCGCCGGACGGCTCGCCGCGGGCGCGGACGGGGTCGTCGTCACCACGGGTACGGACACCCTCGAGGAGACCGCGTACCTGCTGGACCTGCTGCACGACGGCCCGCAGCCGGTGGTGGTGACCGGCGCGATGCGCAGTCCCGCCCTGGCCGGCGCCGACGGGCCGGCCAACCTGCTCGCGGCCGTCGGGGTGGCCGCCTCCCCCCGGTCCCGGGGGCGCGGTGTGCTGGTCGCCTTCGCCGACGAGGTGCACGCGGCCGTACGGGTCCGCAAAGGACATTCGACGAGCGTGACGGCGTTCGAATCACCGGTGGGCGGTCCGGTCGGGTACGTGGTCGAGGGCGTCCCGCACTTCGTCGCCGCGCCGGACACACGCTTCGTGGTGCCGCGGGGCGGGGCGCTGCCGCGCGTGCCCGTGGTCGTCGCGACGCTGGGCGAGGAGGCGCCGGACGTTCCCGCCGGCGCGGCCGGTCTCGTCGTCGCGGCGTTCGGCGCGGGGCATCTGCCGCAGTGGTGGGCGCCGCCGCTGGCCGATTTGGCCCGGCGCATCCCCGTGGTGCTGGCGTCGCGCACGCTCGCCGGCCCGGTGCTGACCGGCACGTACGGCTACCCCGGCTCGGAGCGCGACCTGCTCGAGCGGGGGCTGATCCCGGCCGGGCTGCTGGGCCCGTGGAAGGCGCGCGTCCTGCTCATGGCGGCGCTCGCGGCGGGCGCCGGCCGGGACGAGGTGGCGGCGGCGTTCGCGGCGGCCGGCGGGCTGGGCGAGGCCACCCGCTGGCCGTGGCCCGTCAGGGGCGGTGCACGGACCTGA
- a CDS encoding L-lactate permease: MSDQFTIVTDPVAGSVALSAIFAVLPLLTLFVLLGAVRMRAWLAGLISLIVALVVAVAIYSMPVGQALLSASEGAAFGFFPILWIVLNAIWVYNLTVVSGHFDVLRRSMERVSPDMRIQAIIVAFCFGALLEALAGFGTPVAVTVVMLMALGFPPLRAASVALIANTAPVAFGALATPIVTLGTVTSGASDDPRLTTDTLGAMVGRQTPLLAVVVPLVLVAVIDGRRGVRHTWPAALVAGVVFATGQFLASNFVSVPLTDIIAALLAAAAVVLLLRFWRPEETPDLREPARGAPAAQGTGPASERPAAPDTGRPADAPAVSDSRPDAGPSPARHSPTGPVVATAERRDSGAEIARAYAPYLIIIVIFSIANIGAIKSALAKAPWTEAFAWPGLHVYGASGKSLSSTTFTLGWLPAAGTLMILAGLLTAVVLRVRPGRALKAYADTYVELRHAIVTVMAVLALAYVLNQSGQTNTLGEFLAAAGGLFVFLSSMLGWIGVAVTGSDTSANALFGALQVQTAGRAGLDPLLLAAANSSGGVLGKMISPQNLAIAASAVGMAGREGDIFRRVVGWSLLLLLVMCILVTLQGTPVLGWMVP, from the coding sequence ATGTCGGATCAGTTCACGATCGTGACCGACCCCGTCGCCGGCTCCGTGGCGCTCTCGGCCATCTTCGCGGTCCTGCCCCTGCTCACCCTCTTCGTGCTGCTCGGCGCCGTCCGCATGCGCGCCTGGCTGGCGGGGCTGATCTCGCTGATCGTCGCGCTCGTCGTCGCCGTGGCGATCTACTCCATGCCGGTCGGGCAGGCGCTGCTGTCGGCGAGCGAGGGCGCCGCGTTCGGCTTCTTCCCGATCCTGTGGATCGTGCTCAACGCCATCTGGGTCTACAACCTGACCGTCGTCAGCGGCCACTTCGACGTGCTGCGCCGCTCGATGGAACGGGTCAGCCCGGACATGCGCATCCAGGCCATCATCGTCGCGTTCTGCTTCGGAGCGCTGCTGGAGGCGCTCGCCGGCTTCGGCACCCCGGTGGCGGTCACCGTGGTCATGCTGATGGCCCTCGGCTTCCCGCCGCTGCGCGCGGCCTCGGTCGCGCTGATCGCCAACACCGCCCCGGTCGCGTTCGGCGCCCTCGCGACACCGATCGTCACGCTCGGCACGGTGACGTCGGGCGCCAGCGACGACCCGAGGCTCACCACGGACACGCTCGGCGCGATGGTCGGCCGGCAGACGCCGCTGCTCGCGGTGGTCGTACCCCTGGTCCTCGTCGCCGTCATCGACGGGCGCCGCGGCGTCCGGCACACCTGGCCGGCGGCGCTGGTGGCCGGCGTGGTCTTCGCCACGGGCCAGTTCCTGGCCTCCAACTTCGTGTCGGTGCCGCTGACGGACATCATCGCGGCGCTGCTCGCGGCCGCGGCCGTCGTGCTGCTGCTGCGGTTCTGGCGGCCCGAGGAGACGCCGGACCTCCGCGAGCCCGCGCGCGGTGCACCCGCCGCCCAGGGCACCGGTCCCGCCTCCGAGCGCCCCGCCGCCCCGGACACCGGCCGGCCCGCCGACGCGCCCGCGGTCTCGGACAGCCGCCCGGACGCCGGTCCCTCCCCCGCCCGGCACTCCCCCACCGGTCCGGTCGTCGCCACGGCCGAGCGGCGCGACTCCGGCGCCGAGATCGCCCGCGCCTACGCGCCGTACCTGATCATCATCGTGATCTTCTCGATCGCGAACATCGGCGCGATCAAGTCGGCGCTGGCGAAGGCGCCGTGGACCGAGGCGTTCGCCTGGCCCGGCCTGCACGTGTACGGCGCGAGCGGCAAGTCGCTGTCGTCGACCACGTTCACCCTGGGCTGGCTGCCCGCCGCCGGCACCCTGATGATCCTGGCGGGCCTGCTCACCGCGGTCGTGTTGCGCGTGCGTCCGGGCCGGGCCCTCAAGGCGTACGCCGACACGTACGTCGAACTGCGCCACGCCATCGTGACCGTGATGGCGGTGCTGGCCCTGGCGTACGTGCTGAACCAGAGCGGCCAGACCAACACGCTCGGCGAGTTCCTGGCCGCCGCGGGCGGGCTGTTCGTCTTCCTCTCCTCGATGCTCGGCTGGATCGGCGTGGCCGTGACCGGCTCCGACACCTCGGCCAACGCGCTGTTCGGCGCGCTGCAGGTGCAGACCGCCGGCCGCGCGGGCCTCGACCCGCTGCTGCTCGCCGCGGCGAACTCCTCCGGCGGCGTGCTCGGCAAGATGATCAGCCCGCAGAACCTGGCGATCGCGGCCTCGGCGGTCGGCATGGCGGGCCGCGAGGGCGACATCTTCCGCCGGGTCGTGGGATGGAGCCTGCTGCTGCTCCTGGTGATGTGCATCCTGGTGACGCTGCAGGGCACGCCCGTGCTCGGCTGGATGGTGCCCTGA
- a CDS encoding ArsR/SmtB family transcription factor has protein sequence MPPDTLSKVFSALADPTRRDMVARLSVADATVNQLAEPYRMSLQAVYKHLRVLEDAGVVRRPPGPQPRPVRLETAALDLMDEWIERYRRRAEERYQRLDRVVAAMTEDEEDQR, from the coding sequence ATGCCGCCCGACACCCTGTCCAAGGTCTTCTCCGCCCTGGCCGACCCCACCCGCCGTGACATGGTCGCGCGGCTCTCCGTCGCCGACGCCACCGTCAACCAGCTCGCCGAGCCGTACCGGATGAGTCTGCAGGCGGTGTACAAGCACCTGCGGGTGCTCGAGGACGCCGGCGTGGTGCGCCGGCCGCCGGGGCCGCAGCCGCGCCCGGTGCGTCTGGAGACCGCGGCGCTGGACCTGATGGACGAGTGGATCGAGCGGTACCGGCGCCGGGCCGAGGAGCGCTACCAGCGCCTCGACCGGGTCGTGGCGGCGATGACCGAGGACGAGGAGGACCAGCGATGA